Part of the Ruania alba genome is shown below.
CCCGGGGGTGGGGACCCGGACCGCGGCCAACCCGTGCTCGGCGGCGGTCTCCATGGCCTCGTTGTCGAGGTCCCAGAGCACCTCCATGTGGTCGGAGAGGAAGCCGAGCGGCACGATCACCACGCCGTCCCGCCCCTGACCGGGCAGCTCCGCCATCGCATCATTGATGTCAGGTTCCAGCCACGGTTGGCTCGGCGGCCCGGAACGCGACTGGTAGACGACCTGCCAAGGGGTGTCCTGCTCCCCGATCGCCTCCATGACCACCTCGGCCACCGCATGGTGCTGCGCGGCGTACGCTCCGCCGTCGCCGAAGTCACGATCGGCCGGGCCGGAGCGTTCCGCGTCGACGGTCGGGATGGAGTGCGTGGTGAACAGCACCTCGATCGCCGTGGCGCCGCGGCCACGCAGTTCCGCGAGGCCCTCGGCGAGGCCGTCGCAGAACGGGGTGACGAACCCGGGGTGGTCGAAGTACTGGCGCACCTTGTCCACCACCAGCTCAGCGCCCAGGCCGGTGGCCTCGAGCGCGTCGGCGATGTCTTCGCGGTACTGACGGCAGCTGGAGTAGGAGGAATAGGCGCTGGTCGGGATGGCGAGGAGGCGGTGGTGGCCGGCGGCGTGCGCGGCGGCCAGGGCGTCGGGAACGTAGGGGGCCCAGTTCCGGTTGCCCCAGTGGACCGGCAGATCGATGCCCCGGGCGGCGAGCTCGGTCTGCAGGGCCGCCTGGAGCTGCCGGTTGTGCTCGTTGATCGGGCTGATGCCGCCGTAGTGCCGGTAGTGGTGCGCCACCTCTTCGAGGCGTTCGTCGGGGATGCCACGCCCGGCGGTGACGTTGCGCAGGAACGGGATCACGTCGTCCTGCCCCTCCGGGCCGCCGAACCCGGCGAGCAGGATCGCGTCGTAGGCCACCGGTTCGACCACGTGCTCCGGTCCCTGCTGGGCGGCGAGGGTCGCGGCGGGGACCAGTGCACCGGGGGCGAGGAAGACGTCGGTGGCGGGCGGTGGCTTCTGGCCGGTGCCGACACTCACGAGAGCACCTCGGCCAGCTCGGCCGCGCTCACGCGCCGTCCGGTGTAGAACGGCACCTCCTCGCGAACGTGCATCCGAGCGTCGGTGTAGCGCAGGTCTCGCATGAGGTCCACGAGCTCGGTGAGCTCGTCGGCCTCGAGGGCAAGGATCCACTCGTAGTCACCGAGGGAGAAGGCGGCGACGGTGTTGGCGAGTACGCCGCGGAAGGCGGCCCCACGCCGTCCGTGGTCGGCGAGCATGGCGCGCCGCTCCTCCTCAGGCAGCAGGTACCACTCGTAGGAGCGCACGAACGGGTAGATGGTGAGCCACTGCTGTGGCTCCTTGTCCCGCAGGAACGCGGGGACGTGCCGGGCGTTGAACTCGGCCTCCCGGTGGATCCCCATCAGGTTGAAGGTGGGCAGCAGGGGGCGCAGCAGCGCGGTGCGGCGCAACGTGCGCAGGGCGGCCTGGAGGTCCTCGGCGCGGGGCCCGTGCAGCCAGATCATCGCGTCGGAGTCGGCCTTGAAACCGGAGACGTCGTAGAGACCGCGCACCGTCACGCCGGGCGTGGCGGTCAGGGTCTGCTCCAGCTCAGCGACGGACTCGGCGGTCGGTGCGGCAGGCGCGGCGCCGGCGTCGCGGCGGAGCACGGCCCACAGCGTGTAGGCGTGCGGCTGCTCGAAGGTCGCGGTGGGTGCTGCGCTCTCGTCGTGGCCGGGGTTCGCAGGGTTCATCCCATCACCATAAACCGGCACGCTCTCGCCGATTGCGACGCCTCGTCACCTCGCCAGCCCGGCCGCTGCCTCCTGCCCGGCAGTGGTGGCATCGGGGACCACGGAGGCGAGCCCGGATCCGCAGATCCATGCGCCGGTCACACTGAGCGTCCCGGTGCGGCGGACCGCCTCACGCAGCGGGCCGACGGCGTGTGACGTTGCCCACGAGAGCACCGGTGCGGGTGGGTGCAGGCGGGTGTGCGCGAGTGCCTCGAGTGCGGCCTCGGGCCAAGGGGCCGTGCCGGTGAGCACGCCGGCGTCACGGAGGGCGAGGGCACGCTGAGCGGTGGCGTCCCCGGTGGGCACGATGCCTGGTCCGTAGGAGAGCCTGACGACGGCCCTCGCCTCCTCCGGTGGGCTCCCCTCGTTCACGGCCCGGGCCACCCAGTCCCACTTGGCGCTGGCGTAGGTGAGCGCCTTGGCGCCCTGGCCGGGTTCGGCCACGAGGGTGCCGGCTCGTTCATGGGATGGCAGGTCAGCCGTGCGGACGACGAGGGTGAGCAGGTCGACCTCGTGCGCGGGGGCCAGGTGGAGGCGAGTCGCTGCAACTCGAGGAGGTCGACGTCTGCGTCGGCGTCCGTGGCAGGTTCCTCCGCGGGCGCGAGGAAGTGCCAAGTCGGCGGGGTGGTGGCGAGGACCACGTGCCGGGCGGTCAGGACATTGCCGGTGCCATCGGTGCCCGTACCACCGTGGCGAACCAGCCACCGACTAGCGGACCCACCAGCTGTTGTGCGGTGCGCGGCCTGGGCGGGGGCCGCCGTCAGGAGGGTGACACCACGCGAGCGCAGGTCTTCGGTGAGGGCTGTGACCAAGCGGTGCATTCCGCCGTCGATGCCCGCCACGGCGCTGCCGGCGGGGGCGGCGGCGCGCAGGTCCGCCAGGGCGGCGGCGAGGGAGCCGTGGGTGGCGAGGCGCTCGTGGATGCGCGGCAGGAGCACCTCGGCGGTGAGGTCCTCGGGCTCGACGGAGTGCACGCCTCGCACGATCGGGCGCACGAGTGTGTCCAGCACGGCGCTGCCCATCCGGGTGCGGACGAGGTCGGCGAGGCTGGTCCCTGCCTGGGGTTCGGTGACACCGAGCGTGAGGTCCTCACGGGCGCGGGCGAGGCCGTCGGTGCCGAGCACATCGGCGAGACCGGGGGCGTCGAGATCGGTGGGGATCCCGAGGACGCCGGCTGCCGGGAGCGGGTGAAGCGTGCCCTGGTGCAGCACGCGGGCGGGCACCGGGGTTGGTGTGACGACGGGCAGGCCGAGGTCCTCGGCGAGGGCAGCCACGGCGCCTCCGCGGGTGGCGAAGCTCTCCGCCCCGGAGTCGAGGGTGGTGCCCGCGAGGAGGTGGCTGCCGACGAGTCCCCCGAGGGTGTCGGCTGCCTCGAGGAGCGTCACCGCGGCACCGGCAATCGCTGCTGCCCGGGCGGCCACCAGGCCCGCCACTCCCCCGCCGATCACGACGACGTCGACGGTGGACGGCTCAGTCACGGCTGCTGCTCGTGCACCCACGCGACGAGTCGGGTGAGCACCTCGGGGTCGGTGTCGGGCGGGACGCCGTGGCCGAGGTTCAGCACATGCGCCGGAGCGGCCCGGCCGGCCTCCAGCACCCCGGTTGCATGCGTCGTGAGGGCCGACCAGCCGGCGGAGAGCAGCGCGGGGTCGATATTGCCCTGCAGGGGGACGTCGGGCAGGACGGCCGCGGCCTCGTCGAGGGGGGTGCGCCAGTCCACGCCGACGACGTCCACGCCCACCTCGTGCATGGCGCCGAGGAGGTGCCGGGTGCCGACGCCGAAGTGCACGGTGGGGACGTCACCGAGGGCACGGACGGCGGTGAGGGCCTGAGCGGAGTAGGGGGCGACCGAGGCGCGGTAGTCGGCGAGCGAGAGGCCACCGGCCCAGGAGTCGAAGAGCTGCGCTGCGGACGCTCCGGCGCGGATCTGGGCGGTGAGGAAGCTGCCGGTGAGGTCGGCGAGCCAGTCCATCAGGTCCGCCCAGACGTCGGGCTGGGCGTGCATCAGGGCCCGCGCGGCGAGCTGGTCCTTCGACGGTCCACCTTCGACGAGGTACGCGGCGAGGGTGAATGGTGCACCCGCGAACCCGATGAGCGGGGTGGTGCCGAGCTCGGCGGTGAGGAGCCGGACGGACTCGATGATCGGGTCGAATGCGTCGTCGGTGAGGGTCCGTTCCCGCAGAGCAGCGACGTCGGCTGCGGTGCGGACGGGGTTCGCGAGCACGGGTCCCTTGCCGGGGACGATGTCCACCTCGACGCCAGCGAGTCTGAGCGGGACGACGATGTCGCTGAAGAAGATCGCGGCGTCGACGCCGTGCCGGCGGACCGGTTGCAGGGTGATCTCGGTGACCAGGGCGGGGTCGAGGCAGGCGTCCAGCATCCGGGTGCCGGTGCGCAGGGAGCGGTATTCGGGCAGGGACCTGCCTGCCTGTCGCATGAACCAGACCGGCGTGGTCTCGGCGCGCTGGCCACGGTAGGCACGGATCAGCGGAGCGTGGGCGGTCG
Proteins encoded:
- a CDS encoding ferrochelatase codes for the protein MSVGTGQKPPPATDVFLAPGALVPAATLAAQQGPEHVVEPVAYDAILLAGFGGPEGQDDVIPFLRNVTAGRGIPDERLEEVAHHYRHYGGISPINEHNRQLQAALQTELAARGIDLPVHWGNRNWAPYVPDALAAAHAAGHHRLLAIPTSAYSSYSSCRQYREDIADALEATGLGAELVVDKVRQYFDHPGFVTPFCDGLAEGLAELRGRGATAIEVLFTTHSIPTVDAERSGPADRDFGDGGAYAAQHHAVAEVVMEAIGEQDTPWQVVYQSRSGPPSQPWLEPDINDAMAELPGQGRDGVVIVPLGFLSDHMEVLWDLDNEAMETAAEHGLAAVRVPTPGVHPAFVAGLVDLVVERLQGTPVAQRPARTGLGPWYDVCRPGCCENVRRGFRPAAAGLQP
- the hemQ gene encoding hydrogen peroxide-dependent heme synthase is translated as MNPANPGHDESAAPTATFEQPHAYTLWAVLRRDAGAAPAAPTAESVAELEQTLTATPGVTVRGLYDVSGFKADSDAMIWLHGPRAEDLQAALRTLRRTALLRPLLPTFNLMGIHREAEFNARHVPAFLRDKEPQQWLTIYPFVRSYEWYLLPEEERRAMLADHGRRGAAFRGVLANTVAAFSLGDYEWILALEADELTELVDLMRDLRYTDARMHVREEVPFYTGRRVSAAELAEVLS
- a CDS encoding protoporphyrinogen/coproporphyrinogen oxidase translates to MTEPSTVDVVVIGGGVAGLVAARAAAIAGAAVTLLEAADTLGGLVGSHLLAGTTLDSGAESFATRGGAVAALAEDLGLPVVTPTPVPARVLHQGTLHPLPAAGVLGIPTDLDAPGLADVLGTDGLARAREDLTLGVTEPQAGTSLADLVRTRMGSAVLDTLVRPIVRGVHSVEPEDLTAEVLLPRIHERLATHGSLAAALADLRAAAPAGSAVAGIDGGMHRLVTALTEDLRSRGVTLLTAAPAQAAHRTTAGGSASRWLVRHGGTGTDGTGNVLTARHVVLATTPPTWHFLAPAEEPATDADADVDLLELQRLASTWPPRTRSTCSPSSSARLTCHPMNEPAPSWPNPARAPRRSPTPAPSGTGWPGP
- the hemE gene encoding uroporphyrinogen decarboxylase, yielding MPAADHQSLPEQHPLNGPTAHAPLIRAYRGQRAETTPVWFMRQAGRSLPEYRSLRTGTRMLDACLDPALVTEITLQPVRRHGVDAAIFFSDIVVPLRLAGVEVDIVPGKGPVLANPVRTAADVAALRERTLTDDAFDPIIESVRLLTAELGTTPLIGFAGAPFTLAAYLVEGGPSKDQLAARALMHAQPDVWADLMDWLADLTGSFLTAQIRAGASAAQLFDSWAGGLSLADYRASVAPYSAQALTAVRALGDVPTVHFGVGTRHLLGAMHEVGVDVVGVDWRTPLDEAAAVLPDVPLQGNIDPALLSAGWSALTTHATGVLEAGRAAPAHVLNLGHGVPPDTDPEVLTRLVAWVHEQQP